The proteins below come from a single Mustela nigripes isolate SB6536 chromosome 14, MUSNIG.SB6536, whole genome shotgun sequence genomic window:
- the AADACL3 gene encoding arylacetamide deacetylase-like 3: MAVPVLLLLQAACVFSMGVGLWVVCKHFLTAEIPAAIGHPMKLRVLHCIFELLVTWGMIFEKLRICSMPRFVRFVHDLVPLKEDPDVMVTDLYYGTIPVKLYQPKVSSCTLRPGIVFYHGGGAVMGSLRTHYAICCRLSKESDSVVLAVGYRKLPHHKFPVALRDCTAATTHFLKSLNMYGVDPGRVVLCGDSVGGGMATAICQRFLGCPDLPKIRAQMLIYASLQAVHFQFPSHQQNKNVPMASQDFVFYCWSAFLDINPSWKSTVLKGAHLPVEFWEKYRKWLGTENIPERFKKGTYQPTSVPLNEAAYLETSLALDFMNSPLIAEDEVVSQLPETFIVSCEFDLLRDDSLLYKKRLEDLGVPVTWHHMEDGFHGVLSTLDMGCLHFPCSTRILDAMVHFLKGL, translated from the exons ATGGCAGTCCCggtcctgcttctcctccaggcGGCCTGCGTGTTCTCCATGGGGGTTGGGCTGTGGGTTGTCTGCAAACATTTCCTCACTGCAGAAATCCCTGCCGCCATCGGCCACCCCATGAAACTGCGGGTCCTGCACTGTATTTTCGAGCTGTTGGTGACATGG GGGATGATTTTTGAGAAACTGAGAATCTGCTCTATGCCTCGGTTTGTCCGTTTCGTGCATGATCTAGTGCCACTCAAGGAGGATCCAGATGTCATGGTCACAGATCTCTACTACGGGACGATCCCTGTGAAGCTGTACCAGCCCAAGGTGTCCTCCTGCACCCTCAGGCCTGGCATCGTGTTCTACCACGGCGGTGGGGCAGTCATGGGGAGCCTGA GAACCCACTATGCCATATGCTGTCGTTTGTCCAAGGAAAGTGACTCGGTGGTTCTCGCAGTTGG ATACCGCAAGTTGCCCCACCATAAGTTCCCTGTGGCGCTAAGAGACTGCACTGCAGCTACGACCCACTTCCTAAAGTCCCTGAACATGTACGGCGTGGACCCAGGTCGGGTCGTGCtctgtggggacagtgtgggagGGGGGATGGCAACAGCAATCTGTCAAAGGTTTCTGGGCTGTCCAGATCTCCCCAAGATCCGTGCTCAGATGCTGATCTACGCCAGTCTCCAGGCTGTGCACTTCCAGTTCCCCTCCCATCAGCAGAACAAGAATGTCCCCATGGCCAGCCAAGACTTTGTCTTCTACTGTTGGAGTGCTTTCCTGGACATCAACCCCTCCTGGAAAAGCACTGTCCTGAAAGGCGCCCATTTGCCTGTTGAATTCTGGGAAAAATATAGAAAGTGGTTGGGTACAGAAAATATCCCAGAGAGGTTTAAGAAGGGAACCTACCAGCCAACCTCTGTGCCCTTGAATGAGGCTGCCTATCTGGAGACAAGCCTCGCGCTGGATTTCATGAACTCACCCCTGATTGCAGAAGATGAAGTCGTGTCCCAGCTCCCCGAAACGTTCATTGTGAGCTGTGAGTTTGACCTTCTCCGGGATGACTCGCTGTTGTATAAGAAGCGGCTGGAGGACCTGGGGGTCCCAGTGACTTGGCACCACATGGAGGATGGTTTCCATGGGGTGCTTAGTACCTTAGATATGGGCTGTTTGCACTTTCCCTGCTCTACAAGGATTCTGGATGCCATGGTTCATTTTCTAAAGGGGTTGTGA